One Salvelinus namaycush isolate Seneca unplaced genomic scaffold, SaNama_1.0 Scaffold1153, whole genome shotgun sequence genomic window carries:
- the LOC120035925 gene encoding zinc finger protein 135-like codes for MREVGEITVTLEEEEEETGYLINSRERPDSQSDSSKSPSEEPDPETPKPVRRHHCSKCNKSFKLSLNLKEHERKHTGRKPFHCSQCGKRFSRSQNLKKHSRIHTGEKPYHCSHCGKNFRLLDKLKEHERTHTGEKPYHCSLCGKSFSQLANQKEHERKHTEEKPFQCSQCGKRFSRSQNLKIHQRTHAREKTYLCSQCGKCFTQLWSLNKHNRIHTGEKPYHCSHCGKSFGLLGNLKEHERKHTGEKPFQCSHCGKRFTRLQQLKSHERTHTGEKPYHCLQCEKSFAQLASLNNHKRIHTGETPYPCAHCEKRFSRPQELKSHERTHTGEKPYHCSQCKRSFSLLGSLNKHNRIHTGEKPYHCAHCGKTFSRSQDLKSHERTHTGEKPYPCAHCGKTFSRSQDLKSHERTHTGEKPYHCSLCGKDFSHLGSLNKHKKAMHS; via the coding sequence gagagagaccagactctcaaTCTGACAGCAGTAAGAGTCCTTCAgaggaaccagacccagagactcCCAAACCAGTGAGACGACACCACTGCTCCAAGTGTAATAAGAGTTTCAAGTTGTCATTGAACCTAAAAGagcatgagagaaaacacacaggacgaaagcctttccactgctcccagtgtggaaagagattttcaCGATCACAGAACCTAAAAAAACATAgtagaatacacacaggagaaaagccttaccactgttcccattgtggaaagaatTTTAGGTTGTTGGATAAGCTGAaggagcatgagaggacacacacaggggagaaaccttaccaTTGCTCCTTGTGTGGAAAAAGTTTTTCCCAGTTAGCTAACCAAAAAGAGCATGAAAGGAAACACACCgaagaaaagcctttccaatgttcccagtgtggaaaaagATTTTCCCGATCACAGAACCTAAAAATACATCAGAGGACACACGCAAGGGAGAAAACGTAtctctgctcccagtgtggaaagtgttttaccCAGTTATGGAGCCTGAACAAACATaatagaatacacacaggagaaaaaccttaccactgttcccattgtggaaagagttttgggtTGTTAGGTAACCTAAAAGAGCATGAAAggaaacacacaggagaaaagcccttccaatgttcccattgtggaaagagatttacaCGATTACAGCAACTAAAAtcacatgagaggacacacacaggggagaaaccatacCACTGCCTCCAGTGCGAAAAAAGTTTTGCGCAGTTAGCGAGCCTGAACAAtcataagagaatacacacaggagaaacgcCTTACCCCTGTGCCCATTGTGAAAAGAGATTTTCACGACCACAGGAACTAAAAtcacatgagaggacacacacaggggagaaaccataccactgctcccagtgtaaaAGGAGTTTTTCGCTGTTAGGGAGCCTGAACAAACATaatagaatacacacaggagaaaagccttaccactgtgcCCATTGTGGAAAGACCTTTTCACGATCACAGGACCTAAAAtcacatgagaggacacacacaggagaaaagccttaccccTGTGcccattgtggaaagacattttcacGATCACAGGACCTAAAAtcacatgagaggacacacactggGGAGAAACCGTATCATTGCTCCCTGTGTGGAAAGGATTTTTCTCATTTAGGGAGCCTGAACAAACATAAGAAGGCAATGCATTCTTGA